Proteins encoded in a region of the Rhodothermales bacterium genome:
- a CDS encoding pyridoxal-dependent decarboxylase has protein sequence MHDAVFLGPKAENADLLERLLTEVLRDHVFWRRNYHPADPRLITEETKRSATYERAEARLRDELFQILAELKRGAPLFSPRQVGHMVSDPTLPALVGYFAGLLYNQNNVVAEAAPETVRKEGAYVAALARMVGYPPLLTERLSAEDLRVRTPYAWGHLASGGTVANIEAMWLARNVRLYPLAVRLLAASDAAFGGYAEWEVETAGGGTRPLGELKTFELMNLPLPAVIALHARIHTALRADGAEATATFKAALPSVRKAGLSGLLFRYNACFPADPLRPPVVLASHAAHYGWAKGLDIVGLGADALRTLDVDQHLRLDMDALAEAVRDAAAHEEAVLMTVSICGTTEEGAVDPLHRVEALRADLAAEGLSFWHHADAAFGGYLTTMLPRDDDGRALPYDSDGPAGLLSEDVYRAVAALADVDSITIDPHKWGYVPYGAGALLCRDYRVRDAVAYAAPYIPTDEADGFGGFLGRWTLEGSRPGASAVSAYLSQAVVPLGPEGHGALVRDCVAASRALVAALDERFADGPLALRPLAEPDSVGFCFALVPRRGVRSLAALNAFTRRLWERVNVDGREDVGAYAFILSKTELPVGRYRHVLGRMLPGLAEDEPDEATVMLLRSFVLNPFVAAWNEREPAFAERFAETLHAIAAEVYPAHALGQLAEGWGRRLRVAVVEDDLAAPDALAHRLQHTPAYAAYLDVHAVVPGDAYDDADAVVWAASRDSIPDGAVVWDGGRLHDLTGHLVAALDDVIAA, from the coding sequence ATGCACGATGCCGTCTTCCTCGGCCCGAAAGCCGAGAACGCCGACCTCCTCGAACGCCTCCTCACCGAGGTCCTCCGCGACCACGTGTTCTGGCGGCGGAACTACCACCCGGCCGACCCCCGCCTCATCACCGAGGAGACGAAACGTTCGGCGACCTACGAGCGCGCCGAGGCCCGCCTCCGCGACGAGCTCTTCCAGATCCTCGCCGAGCTCAAGCGCGGTGCCCCGCTGTTCTCCCCGCGCCAGGTCGGCCACATGGTCAGCGATCCGACGCTGCCCGCGCTCGTGGGCTACTTCGCCGGGCTGCTCTACAACCAGAACAATGTCGTGGCCGAGGCCGCGCCAGAGACGGTACGGAAGGAGGGGGCCTACGTAGCCGCCCTCGCGCGGATGGTCGGCTACCCGCCCCTCCTGACGGAGCGGCTATCAGCCGAGGATCTGCGGGTGCGCACGCCCTACGCGTGGGGCCACCTCGCCAGCGGCGGCACCGTCGCCAACATCGAAGCGATGTGGCTGGCGCGGAACGTCCGGCTCTACCCGCTCGCCGTGCGCCTCCTCGCCGCGAGCGATGCCGCCTTCGGCGGGTATGCAGAGTGGGAGGTGGAAACGGCCGGTGGCGGCACCCGGCCGCTGGGGGAACTGAAGACGTTCGAGCTGATGAACCTCCCGCTCCCGGCCGTCATCGCACTCCACGCCCGCATCCACACCGCACTTCGCGCAGACGGGGCAGAGGCCACGGCGACTTTTAAGGCCGCGCTGCCGAGCGTCCGCAAGGCGGGCCTCAGCGGGCTCCTCTTCCGCTACAACGCCTGCTTCCCGGCGGACCCGCTCCGCCCCCCCGTAGTGCTCGCCTCCCACGCCGCGCACTACGGATGGGCGAAGGGGCTGGACATCGTCGGGCTCGGTGCCGACGCGCTCCGCACGCTCGATGTGGACCAGCACCTCCGCCTCGACATGGATGCACTCGCCGAGGCCGTCCGCGACGCCGCTGCCCACGAGGAGGCCGTGCTCATGACCGTGAGCATCTGCGGCACGACCGAGGAGGGGGCCGTCGACCCGCTCCACCGCGTCGAAGCGCTCCGCGCCGACCTCGCCGCCGAGGGCCTCTCGTTCTGGCACCACGCCGACGCCGCCTTCGGCGGCTACCTCACCACGATGCTACCCCGCGACGACGACGGCCGCGCCCTTCCGTACGACTCCGACGGCCCGGCCGGGCTGCTATCCGAGGACGTCTACCGCGCCGTCGCCGCGCTCGCTGACGTGGACTCCATCACGATCGACCCGCACAAGTGGGGCTACGTGCCCTACGGAGCCGGGGCGCTCCTGTGCCGCGACTACCGCGTGCGCGATGCCGTGGCCTATGCCGCGCCGTACATCCCGACGGACGAGGCGGACGGGTTCGGCGGCTTCCTCGGGCGGTGGACGCTGGAGGGCTCGCGGCCCGGTGCCTCGGCCGTGAGCGCCTACCTCTCGCAGGCCGTCGTCCCGCTCGGCCCCGAGGGCCACGGCGCGCTCGTCCGTGACTGCGTGGCGGCGAGCCGCGCGCTCGTGGCCGCCCTCGACGAACGCTTCGCAGACGGGCCGCTCGCGCTCCGCCCCCTCGCCGAGCCCGACAGCGTGGGCTTCTGCTTCGCGCTCGTCCCCCGGCGCGGGGTTCGCTCGCTGGCCGCGCTCAACGCGTTCACGCGCCGCCTCTGGGAGCGCGTGAACGTGGACGGGCGCGAGGACGTCGGGGCCTACGCCTTCATCCTCTCCAAGACCGAGCTGCCCGTCGGGCGCTACCGTCACGTCCTCGGCCGGATGCTGCCGGGGCTGGCGGAGGACGAGCCGGACGAGGCGACGGTGATGCTCCTCCGATCGTTCGTGCTCAACCCGTTCGTGGCGGCGTGGAACGAGCGCGAGCCCGCCTTCGCCGAGCGCTTCGCCGAGACGCTCCACGCCATCGCTGCCGAGGTCTATCCCGCGCACGCGCTCGGCCAACTCGCTGAGGGATGGGGCCGACGGCTCCGCGTGGCCGTCGTCGAGGACGACCTGGCTGCGCCGGATGCCCTCGCGCACCGCCTCCAGCACACGCCCGCCTACGCGGCCTACCTCGACGTGCATGCCGTCGTCCCCGGCGATGCCTACGATGATGCCGACGCCGTAGTCTGGGCCGCCTCAAGGGACAGCATCCCGGACGGAGCCGTGGTGTGGGACGGCGGCAGACTCCACGACCTCACGGGGCACCTCGTCGCTGCGCTCGATGATGTCATAGCAGCCTGA
- a CDS encoding CbbQ/NirQ/NorQ/GpvN family protein, with amino-acid sequence MTETTHPLNGLAHEGIRPPGEEPYYLPVGDEVAIFEQCHERRLAVMLKGPTGCGKTRFVEYVAWRLGRPLVTVACHDDLSASDLTGRYLIRGGETVWQDGPLTLAARLGAVCYLDEVVEARQDTVVVIHPLTDHRRLLPVEKTGELVEAAEGFQLVVSYNPGYQHVLKDLKPSTRQRFVALEFDFPPPEREVEIVQHESGVDRPTAHQLVTLGGQLRRLRDRGLAEVPSTRLLVATARLVAGGIAPKTACRVGLVGPLSDDADLVAAMRDLVDLTMAGS; translated from the coding sequence ATGACTGAGACTACGCACCCCCTCAACGGCCTCGCCCACGAAGGCATCCGCCCCCCCGGCGAGGAGCCGTACTACCTCCCCGTCGGCGACGAGGTGGCGATCTTCGAGCAGTGCCACGAGCGCCGCCTCGCGGTGATGCTCAAAGGCCCGACGGGCTGCGGCAAGACGCGCTTCGTCGAGTACGTGGCGTGGCGGCTCGGCCGTCCGCTCGTGACCGTCGCCTGCCACGACGACCTCTCGGCGAGCGACCTCACGGGCCGCTACCTCATCCGCGGCGGCGAGACGGTCTGGCAGGACGGCCCGCTCACGCTCGCTGCCCGCCTCGGCGCGGTCTGCTACCTCGACGAGGTCGTCGAGGCACGGCAGGACACCGTCGTGGTGATCCACCCGCTCACCGACCACCGCCGGCTGCTCCCGGTCGAGAAGACGGGCGAGCTCGTCGAGGCGGCCGAGGGGTTCCAGCTCGTCGTCTCCTACAACCCCGGCTACCAGCACGTCTTGAAGGACCTCAAGCCGAGCACGCGCCAGCGCTTCGTCGCGCTCGAGTTCGACTTCCCCCCGCCCGAGCGCGAGGTCGAGATCGTGCAGCACGAGAGCGGCGTGGACCGGCCGACGGCGCACCAGCTCGTGACCCTCGGCGGGCAGCTCCGCCGCCTCCGCGACCGCGGCCTCGCCGAGGTCCCGAGCACGCGGCTGCTCGTGGCGACGGCTCGCCTCGTCGCCGGTGGCATCGCCCCGAAGACGGCCTGCCGCGTCGGTCTCGTCGGCCCGCTCTCGGACGATGCGGACCTCGTGGCCGCCATGCGCGACCTCGTGGACCTCACGATGGCCGGCTCGTAG
- the ric gene encoding iron-sulfur cluster repair di-iron protein, giving the protein MELSQRSVGEIVAEDYRRAGVLKRYGIDFCCGGGRTLQAACEKRGVPLGEIEQALALTDDRSGAATPARAETWSPDFLADYIVNVHHAYVRENIPVLRSFTEKVARVHGGTHPETVEIAGLFDELATELGVHLEDEEGGLFPYVRDLVAARREGREPERPTFGSIGASIEELEREHEHAGALLREIRRLSDDFTPPEHACATFRAAYAKLEEFEDDLHLHVHLENNVLFPKAAALEPAPAA; this is encoded by the coding sequence ATGGAACTCTCCCAAAGATCCGTCGGCGAGATCGTCGCGGAGGACTACCGCCGGGCCGGCGTGCTCAAACGCTACGGCATAGACTTCTGCTGCGGAGGCGGCCGGACGCTCCAGGCGGCCTGTGAAAAACGCGGCGTGCCCCTCGGCGAGATCGAACAAGCCCTCGCCCTGACCGACGACCGGAGCGGCGCCGCTACCCCCGCCCGCGCCGAAACCTGGTCGCCGGACTTCCTCGCTGACTACATCGTCAACGTCCACCACGCCTACGTCCGCGAGAATATCCCCGTGCTGCGGTCCTTCACCGAGAAGGTCGCCCGCGTCCACGGCGGCACCCACCCCGAGACGGTCGAAATCGCCGGGCTCTTCGACGAGCTAGCGACGGAGCTCGGCGTCCACCTCGAGGACGAGGAGGGGGGACTCTTCCCGTACGTCCGGGACCTCGTGGCGGCACGGCGCGAGGGCCGCGAGCCGGAGCGGCCCACCTTCGGCTCGATCGGCGCGTCCATCGAGGAGCTCGAGCGCGAGCACGAGCACGCGGGGGCGCTCCTCCGGGAGATCCGACGCCTGAGCGACGATTTCACGCCGCCCGAGCACGCCTGCGCCACGTTCCGCGCCGCCTACGCGAAGCTGGAGGAATTCGAGGACGACCTCCACCTCCACGTCCACCTCGAGAACAACGTGCTCTTCCCGAAGGCGGCGGCGCTGGAACCCGCGCCGGCGGCGTAA
- a CDS encoding OsmC family protein, whose protein sequence is MITRTAQAVWNDTLKRGGGTVRFGDVERPYSFASRFEQAGGTNPEELIGAAHAGCFSMALALVLGEDDHEPKAIRTTATVTLDPDQLAITKVELETEGEVPGLDETGFLEAAEKAKAVCPVSKALAGVEVVLKAARLAEPA, encoded by the coding sequence ATGATCACACGCACTGCCCAGGCCGTTTGGAACGACACCCTCAAGCGGGGCGGCGGCACCGTCCGCTTCGGCGACGTCGAACGGCCGTACTCCTTCGCTTCACGCTTCGAGCAGGCAGGCGGCACCAACCCCGAGGAGCTCATCGGCGCGGCCCACGCCGGCTGCTTCTCGATGGCCCTCGCGCTCGTCCTCGGCGAGGACGACCACGAGCCGAAGGCGATCCGCACCACGGCCACCGTCACGCTCGACCCCGACCAGCTCGCCATCACGAAGGTCGAGCTGGAGACGGAGGGCGAGGTGCCGGGGCTCGACGAGACCGGTTTCCTCGAGGCGGCCGAGAAGGCGAAGGCGGTCTGCCCCGTCTCGAAGGCGCTCGCCGGCGTCGAGGTGGTGTTGAAGGCGGCGCGCCTCGCCGAGCCCGCGTGA
- a CDS encoding VWA domain-containing protein, producing the protein MSEPEDVLLDGAHHATLFAQRLWRRHAGVAEPETLRLVEVRGRLELFVRAAFGHELTVAVAEPPALPSWFSRLGRRIPRHLVERRTLASTDGERLRLPRTLPDEDDDALTTYRLLAAESAARAVRGTPHHLPADPLVRDLYLAREAAAVDHRLATDLPGLIPPLCAARTSALSSRPLPKLLTPQDAAVEAEVQAVLAADPTGGPVSPSPETSLRWARETAVRIRALGGTYRGLPAVALWGGVVPPPPAGSGRNVTPGDDPDAFPARPRISRMTRRPQIRQAPEDEDDESVGLWMIQLDDPQEHVEDPMGLQRPTDRDDEADPDDLADSLSELPEARLVEAPGSPREVLASDDPPPTGAAQVLRGGPQQGLIYPEWDYRAGTYHEYGAVVHERMPPLGDPAWAEGVLARRAALLHEVRRRFERLRPRRQRLGRQRDGPEVDLAAYVAACADRRAGCPADDRLYEAVRPARRDVAIALLVDVSGSTDSWVTENLRVVDVEKEALLVVCDALDALGDPYTILAFSGEGPESVSILPLKGFDERTGAVVRRRIAALEPDRYTRMGAALRHATARLMTKPARHRLLLVLSDGKPNDVDRYEGRYGVEDARQAVVEARLQGLHPFCVTVDRGAPAYMPRIFGAGGYAALHHPEHLPTVLVDVLRRLVRA; encoded by the coding sequence ATGTCTGAGCCCGAAGACGTACTCCTCGACGGCGCGCACCACGCCACGCTCTTCGCGCAGCGCCTCTGGCGACGGCACGCCGGGGTCGCCGAACCCGAGACCCTCCGCCTCGTCGAGGTGCGCGGGCGGCTCGAGCTGTTCGTGCGCGCCGCCTTCGGGCACGAGCTCACCGTGGCCGTGGCCGAGCCGCCGGCGCTGCCGTCGTGGTTCAGCCGGCTCGGGCGGCGCATCCCGCGCCACCTCGTCGAGCGCCGCACGCTCGCCTCGACCGACGGCGAGCGCCTCCGCCTCCCGCGCACGCTACCAGACGAGGACGACGACGCGCTGACGACCTACCGCCTCCTCGCCGCCGAGTCCGCCGCCCGCGCTGTGCGGGGGACGCCGCACCACCTTCCCGCTGATCCACTCGTGCGCGACCTCTACCTCGCGCGCGAGGCCGCCGCCGTAGACCATCGCCTCGCTACCGATCTGCCGGGGTTGATCCCCCCGCTCTGCGCCGCCCGCACCTCCGCGCTCTCCTCCCGGCCTCTCCCGAAGCTCCTCACCCCACAAGACGCCGCCGTCGAGGCCGAGGTGCAGGCCGTCCTCGCCGCCGACCCGACAGGCGGCCCGGTTTCCCCTTCCCCGGAGACATCGCTTAGATGGGCGAGAGAAACGGCGGTTCGCATCCGCGCGCTCGGCGGGACCTACCGTGGGCTGCCCGCCGTCGCGCTCTGGGGCGGCGTCGTGCCGCCGCCGCCCGCCGGGTCGGGCCGGAACGTCACACCGGGCGACGACCCCGATGCCTTCCCCGCCCGTCCCCGCATCAGCCGGATGACCCGCCGCCCCCAGATCCGCCAGGCTCCCGAGGACGAGGACGACGAGAGCGTCGGTCTCTGGATGATCCAGCTCGACGACCCGCAGGAGCACGTCGAGGACCCGATGGGCCTCCAGCGCCCGACCGACCGCGACGACGAGGCGGACCCCGACGACCTCGCCGACTCGCTCTCGGAGTTGCCCGAGGCGCGGCTCGTCGAAGCGCCCGGCTCCCCCCGCGAGGTCCTCGCCAGCGACGACCCGCCGCCGACGGGCGCGGCCCAGGTGTTGCGCGGCGGTCCGCAGCAGGGCCTCATTTATCCCGAGTGGGACTACCGCGCCGGCACCTACCACGAGTACGGGGCCGTCGTCCACGAGCGGATGCCGCCCCTCGGCGATCCGGCGTGGGCCGAGGGCGTGCTCGCCCGCCGGGCGGCACTCCTGCACGAGGTCCGCCGCCGCTTCGAGCGGCTACGCCCGCGCCGCCAGCGCCTCGGCCGCCAGCGCGACGGGCCGGAGGTGGACCTCGCTGCCTACGTAGCCGCCTGTGCCGACCGCCGCGCCGGCTGCCCGGCCGACGACCGACTCTACGAGGCCGTCCGCCCGGCCCGCCGCGATGTCGCCATTGCGCTGCTCGTGGACGTGAGCGGCTCGACCGATAGCTGGGTGACGGAGAACCTCCGCGTCGTGGACGTCGAGAAGGAGGCGCTCCTCGTCGTCTGCGACGCCCTCGACGCGCTCGGCGATCCGTACACCATCCTCGCCTTCTCGGGTGAGGGGCCGGAGTCCGTATCTATCCTCCCGCTCAAGGGGTTCGACGAGCGGACCGGCGCGGTCGTGCGGCGGCGTATCGCTGCGCTCGAACCGGATCGGTACACGCGGATGGGGGCGGCGCTCCGCCACGCGACGGCCCGGCTCATGACGAAGCCCGCCCGCCACCGCCTCCTCCTCGTCCTTTCCGACGGCAAGCCCAACGACGTGGACCGCTACGAGGGCCGCTACGGCGTCGAGGACGCGCGCCAGGCCGTCGTCGAGGCGCGGCTTCAGGGGCTCCACCCGTTCTGCGTGACGGTGGACCGCGGGGCGCCGGCCTACATGCCGCGCATCTTCGGGGCCGGCGGCTACGCCGCGCTCCACCACCCGGAGCACCTCCCGACGGTCCTCGTGGACGTACTCCGCCGTCTCGTGCGGGCCTGA
- a CDS encoding DUF488 domain-containing protein: MPEPRPKQIWTVGHSNREPEDFLHLLVGAGVEQIADVRRFPGSRRQPHFGEDALRASLAGRTIAYAHFPALGGRRGTPAEDSPNTGWRVASFGAYADYMATEAFREGLERLEGFATERRTAMMCSEAVPWRCHRRLVADALLVRGWEALDIIAPGRAQPHTLTDFACVHDGALTYPDES, encoded by the coding sequence ATGCCTGAGCCTCGCCCGAAGCAGATATGGACCGTCGGCCACTCCAATCGGGAGCCGGAAGACTTTCTACACCTGCTCGTCGGGGCCGGTGTCGAGCAGATTGCCGACGTCCGGCGGTTCCCCGGCTCGCGCCGCCAGCCGCACTTCGGGGAAGACGCGCTGCGGGCATCGCTGGCCGGCCGGACCATCGCCTATGCTCACTTCCCCGCCCTCGGTGGACGACGTGGCACTCCGGCCGAGGACTCGCCCAACACCGGCTGGCGCGTGGCCTCGTTCGGGGCCTACGCCGACTACATGGCGACGGAGGCGTTCCGGGAGGGACTGGAGCGGCTGGAAGGATTCGCCACCGAGCGACGTACGGCGATGATGTGCTCCGAGGCCGTCCCCTGGCGCTGCCATCGCCGCCTCGTAGCCGACGCCCTGCTCGTGCGCGGCTGGGAAGCTCTCGACATCATCGCGCCGGGCCGCGCGCAACCCCACACGCTGACCGACTTCGCCTGCGTCCACGACGGCGCGCTGACCTATCCCGACGAATCGTAG
- a CDS encoding tetratricopeptide repeat protein codes for MLLALGACRGEPDPSSLPAAERAYLNLGPEATYVGAETCRTCHPAQYETFMQSEMGRSFRAATLSNSDASWEGIEPVYDAERDLYYLPFHRGEDLFVMEYRLAGRDTVHRRVEQIDFIVGSGHHTNSHMREENGYVYQIPVTWYVEDGRWDLPPGFDHNRDSRFRRPITEACMTCHNALPGFVEGSENKFDHVPLGIDCERCHGPGSVHVEAKRTGEVVDVSEEIDYTIVNPGKLPPERQLDVCQRCHMQGTGTFREGRGPADFRPGMRLDAVLNVFEVREADSTARFRMAAHPDRLRMSACFQATHEPESPFEPMTCITCHDPHVPVKTLDYNESCRSCHATVLGDNLESGSEDIGAAKASACTEPEVVHATAPTDCVACHMSTSGSWDIPHITITDHFIRVPAEAIPTPALTTAEVEARRQMVRLASLIAANPSNREVAEGFMEHYETVTNRPRLLDSAAVRLERGRAEEPLQALAPSLIRLGFLRGDHAAVRTLASQIDTGALDAWALYRIGEAFTRSGEYEAAIRYLRRAVDAAPFHLRFRKELASAYADAGQLLAAVAAYDALLAEDPTFEDAYNDRGFAHLLLGDLVAAEADFRAALRLDSDLEMALANLASLYFNTERADEARPYAERLVRLFPEKARYRQFLETVEKAGR; via the coding sequence GTGCTTCTCGCGCTCGGCGCGTGTCGGGGCGAGCCAGATCCTTCTTCCCTGCCCGCCGCGGAAAGGGCCTACCTCAACCTCGGCCCCGAGGCGACCTATGTCGGGGCCGAGACCTGCCGCACCTGCCACCCCGCGCAGTACGAGACCTTCATGCAGTCGGAGATGGGCCGCTCGTTCCGGGCGGCAACGCTCAGCAACAGCGATGCCTCTTGGGAGGGCATCGAGCCGGTCTACGACGCCGAGCGCGACCTCTACTACCTCCCCTTCCACCGCGGCGAGGACCTCTTCGTCATGGAGTACCGCCTCGCCGGGCGCGACACCGTCCACCGGCGCGTCGAGCAGATCGACTTCATCGTCGGCTCCGGCCACCACACCAACTCTCACATGCGCGAGGAGAACGGGTACGTCTACCAGATCCCCGTGACGTGGTACGTCGAGGACGGGCGGTGGGACCTCCCTCCCGGCTTCGATCACAACAGGGACAGCCGGTTCCGCCGGCCCATCACGGAGGCGTGCATGACGTGCCACAACGCCCTGCCCGGCTTCGTCGAGGGCTCGGAGAACAAGTTCGACCACGTCCCCCTCGGCATCGACTGCGAGCGGTGCCACGGGCCGGGCTCCGTCCACGTCGAGGCGAAGCGGACCGGCGAGGTCGTCGACGTCTCGGAGGAAATCGACTACACGATCGTCAACCCGGGCAAGCTCCCGCCCGAGCGCCAACTCGACGTGTGCCAGCGATGCCACATGCAGGGGACGGGCACGTTCCGCGAGGGGAGGGGGCCGGCCGACTTCCGACCGGGCATGCGCCTCGACGCTGTCCTCAACGTCTTCGAGGTGCGCGAGGCCGACAGCACGGCCCGCTTCCGAATGGCCGCGCACCCGGACCGCCTCCGGATGAGTGCGTGCTTCCAGGCCACGCACGAGCCGGAGAGCCCCTTCGAGCCGATGACGTGCATCACCTGCCACGACCCCCACGTCCCCGTCAAGACGCTGGATTACAACGAGTCCTGCCGCTCCTGCCATGCTACCGTCCTCGGGGACAATTTGGAGTCCGGATCGGAAGACATAGGAGCCGCAAAGGCTTCCGCCTGCACGGAGCCGGAGGTGGTCCACGCCACGGCCCCGACTGACTGCGTCGCCTGCCACATGTCGACCTCGGGCTCGTGGGACATCCCCCACATCACCATCACCGACCACTTCATTCGCGTCCCGGCCGAAGCGATTCCTACCCCGGCCCTCACGACCGCCGAGGTGGAGGCTCGCCGACAGATGGTCCGCCTCGCCAGCCTCATCGCGGCCAACCCGTCGAACCGCGAGGTAGCCGAGGGCTTCATGGAGCACTATGAGACGGTCACGAACCGCCCCCGTCTTCTCGACTCGGCAGCCGTGCGGCTCGAACGGGGGCGGGCGGAGGAGCCGCTCCAGGCCCTCGCCCCGTCGCTCATTCGCCTCGGATTCCTCCGCGGCGACCACGCCGCCGTCCGTACTCTCGCTAGTCAGATCGACACCGGCGCGCTCGACGCGTGGGCGCTCTACCGGATCGGAGAGGCGTTCACCCGGTCCGGCGAGTACGAGGCTGCCATCAGGTACCTCCGCCGTGCCGTGGATGCGGCCCCGTTCCACCTCCGCTTCCGGAAGGAGCTCGCCTCGGCCTACGCCGACGCCGGGCAGCTCCTCGCTGCTGTCGCCGCCTACGACGCGCTTCTCGCCGAGGACCCGACGTTCGAGGACGCCTACAACGACCGCGGCTTCGCACACCTCCTCCTCGGCGACCTCGTCGCCGCCGAGGCGGACTTCCGCGCGGCGCTCCGGCTCGACTCCGACCTGGAGATGGCCCTCGCGAACCTCGCCTCGCTCTACTTCAACACCGAGCGGGCGGACGAGGCCCGGCCCTACGCCGAGCGGCTGGTCCGGCTGTTCCCAGAGAAGGCCCGCTACCGGCAGTTCCTGGAAACGGTGGAAAAAGCCGGGCGCTGA
- a CDS encoding nitronate monooxygenase, with the protein MPLSHAVPQIIQGGMGVGVSSWRLARRVAELGQFGVVSGTGIDTVLARELQQGDPNQRLRVLGAYPDPEVVGWLTERFYVEGGIEEGTPYKLLPIHRFKPTLQSQRVLAAATFSEVALAKEGHEGPIGINLLAKLKRYTLPCLYGAILAGVDAVMMGAGIPIEEVEEVRKLAAGQPARLRLDADAAQAPEGAGPFFYDLDPADLVPEPRPLPCPAFYPVISSDLLASILFKKLPEGSIAGWVVEGPTAGGHNAPPRNKGTDAEGNPVYTERDVADLDRIAALGLPFWLAGGYGTAEKLREALDAGAAGIQVGSLFSLADESGYPAAAKAELIGGLHRGDLAVRTDGRASGTGFPFKVVEMKGTLGVPENLAGRTRICDLGYLQQAYVDEKGRVQGRCPAEPVADYVRKGGKEEETHGRACLCNGLMANIGLGQTQKGGREERLFTAGDDLVNLPLGSAERPQYDAADVIAYLRGEAAPATA; encoded by the coding sequence ATGCCTCTCTCTCACGCGGTCCCACAGATCATCCAAGGCGGGATGGGCGTCGGCGTATCGAGCTGGCGGCTGGCCCGCCGCGTCGCCGAGCTCGGCCAGTTCGGCGTAGTCTCCGGCACCGGCATCGACACGGTCCTCGCGCGCGAGCTCCAGCAGGGCGACCCGAACCAGCGTCTCCGCGTGCTCGGTGCCTACCCCGACCCCGAGGTCGTCGGCTGGCTCACCGAGCGGTTCTACGTCGAGGGCGGGATCGAGGAGGGGACGCCCTACAAGCTCCTCCCGATCCACCGCTTCAAGCCGACCCTCCAGTCGCAACGGGTCCTCGCCGCGGCGACGTTCAGCGAGGTCGCCCTCGCCAAGGAGGGGCACGAGGGTCCGATCGGGATCAATCTCCTCGCCAAGCTCAAGCGCTATACGCTGCCGTGCCTCTACGGCGCGATCCTGGCCGGCGTGGACGCCGTGATGATGGGGGCGGGGATCCCCATCGAGGAGGTCGAGGAGGTGCGCAAGCTCGCCGCCGGGCAGCCCGCCCGCCTCCGCCTCGACGCCGATGCGGCACAGGCTCCCGAGGGCGCGGGGCCGTTCTTCTACGACCTCGACCCGGCCGACCTCGTCCCGGAGCCGCGCCCGCTGCCGTGCCCGGCGTTCTACCCCGTCATCTCCTCCGACCTCCTCGCGTCCATCCTCTTCAAGAAGCTGCCCGAGGGAAGCATCGCCGGGTGGGTCGTAGAGGGGCCGACGGCGGGGGGCCACAACGCCCCGCCCCGGAACAAGGGCACTGACGCCGAGGGCAACCCGGTCTACACCGAGCGCGATGTCGCAGACCTCGACCGCATCGCCGCGCTCGGGCTGCCGTTCTGGCTCGCCGGCGGCTATGGCACGGCGGAGAAGCTGCGCGAGGCGCTCGACGCCGGGGCCGCCGGCATCCAGGTCGGCTCGCTGTTCTCGCTCGCCGACGAGTCGGGCTACCCGGCGGCGGCGAAGGCCGAGCTCATCGGCGGGCTCCACCGTGGTGACCTCGCCGTGCGCACGGACGGGCGCGCCTCGGGCACCGGGTTTCCGTTCAAAGTCGTCGAGATGAAAGGCACGCTCGGCGTCCCCGAGAACCTTGCGGGGCGGACGCGGATCTGTGACCTCGGCTATCTCCAGCAGGCGTACGTCGACGAGAAGGGCCGCGTGCAGGGCCGATGCCCGGCCGAGCCCGTGGCCGACTACGTCCGCAAGGGTGGCAAGGAGGAGGAGACGCACGGCCGCGCGTGCCTCTGCAACGGGCTGATGGCGAACATCGGGCTGGGGCAGACACAGAAAGGGGGCCGCGAGGAGCGGCTCTTCACGGCCGGCGACGACCTCGTCAACCTCCCCCTCGGCTCAGCCGAGCGTCCCCAGTACGACGCCGCTGACGTGATCGCCTACCTCCGTGGCGAGGCCGCGCCCGCCACCGCGTAA
- a CDS encoding cytochrome c — protein MRDVYRSPTVVRLLLIGLAVMGAAACRSPAPDAETPGNAEAVPADAGHAARQDGAAPDGVPLRPIMQKLGADMAGFTQALWLEEYDQMAAYADDIVNHPLMSPAEIQRIKSELGQEMDGFVAADEAVHTGALRLEEAAELRDVDMILQRLNELQVGCMACHTRFRQRLRTDRPVP, from the coding sequence ATGCGAGACGTTTACAGAAGTCCGACGGTCGTTCGCCTTTTACTGATCGGCCTCGCGGTGATGGGGGCCGCTGCCTGCCGGTCGCCAGCTCCCGATGCCGAGACGCCCGGCAACGCCGAGGCCGTGCCAGCAGATGCGGGGCACGCGGCCCGCCAGGACGGTGCGGCCCCCGACGGGGTGCCCCTGCGCCCCATCATGCAAAAACTGGGGGCCGACATGGCGGGCTTCACGCAGGCCCTATGGCTGGAGGAGTACGATCAGATGGCCGCTTACGCGGACGACATCGTGAACCACCCACTCATGTCGCCCGCCGAGATCCAGCGCATCAAGAGCGAGCTCGGGCAGGAGATGGACGGCTTCGTCGCGGCGGATGAGGCCGTACACACCGGGGCGCTGCGCTTGGAGGAGGCCGCCGAGCTACGCGACGTAGACATGATCTTGCAGCGTCTCAACGAGCTACAGGTCGGGTGCATGGCCTGCCATACCCGGTTCCGCCAGCGGCTGCGCACCGACCGGCCCGTGCCGTAG